In Acomys russatus chromosome 16, mAcoRus1.1, whole genome shotgun sequence, the DNA window GAACCTCCTCattaggagaaagagaaagactgagcgggaggaagaaaggaaaggcgCACAGGAGGGAGAGGTGTTGCCTGCAATCCTGGCGTGGGCCTGTGTGAGGTATAACTTTTCCAGCACAGACATCTTACTTACACTAGTAAGCAGATACACCCCACAAACGTGGGGTGCTCTgaagtgctttgtttttgttttcgagacagggtttctctgtgtaccttgactgtcccggactcactttgtagaccaggctggcctcgaactcacagcgatccacctgcctctgcctcccgagtgctgggactaaaggcgtgtgccaccactgcgcGGCTTCTCTGAAGTACTTTGATGTTCCCCCAAGTCCCAACAGAGTTTACATTTTGAGTACAGGAGTGGCTCAGTTAACTTCCAGGACATCCTGAATCAAAAACCACAGCTCTGTTCCCAGTGCAAATTTCCCTGAGTCATAGGAGGAAGCTGAAGACTATAGCCCGCCTTCTGCCTGCCCTCTGGGCGTCCCAGGGCTTGGGGGCCCCCCCTCTGTCTGCCCTCTGGGCGTCCCAGGGCTTGGGGACAGACAGTTCCTGTGAGCTTGTCTCAAGTCAGGGCTCAAGACTGTCAGCTGTAGAATgaatattaaatttgttttagattttaatcTATCCCAGCTAGCCACAGGTAATAGAGACAgggactttagttttatttaacaAGTTTCCATGCACAGTAACTGAGCAGTATTAGTGTAAATTACTCCTCTAAGCTGATGCAGTTACCTCTCAGCCAAAACCCGCGAGATACTTGCATTTTAGGCCTTTTCTGACCCGGCTGtcttctcatcctctctcctgGACCTTTTCTCATGCTTGAACCATTCTTTCCCTGCCTTTGCTGGAAacggaagtccagccctattctctcttctgctcaacTACTGGCTGACTGGTTTTATAGAAAAATTAGAGAATAAATGGGGAGAAATGTTTACACAAATTTGAGACAGGAGGTTCTTACACTAAGCTTTGTTATGTACCATCCAGATTGCAACCAgatacgggggtgggggggtgggggggacacagagaaagcagcacTTGAATAACACAAGATTCCTCTTTACACAGTGGACAATAACTTTATGGCAATAGTCAGCCACAGCCAGGTGAGGTGGGGCAGAGCTTGGGAGGACTTAGAGCAGTGGCAGGTAGGTGCTACGAGGAGGAGATCCCTGACTCAGACTAGGGACCAGGGCTCGGCTGCGCTTCAGGGAATGACACTGCTTGTACCGGGCAAAAGCAATGATTCCTGTgaagatgacgatgatgatggagCCGACTGTGATGACCTCCCACCTCACCGCAGATGGTTCCGGCTTGTCAGTGGCTGGATGTGGAGCAGAGGTGTGAATGAGACTTGCCTTGCCTAATTAATTCACTCTGGGAGCAGTCACTTCACCCTTGTGCCCTCCCAGCCCTCAACGCTCCCCTCGTGGGACTCTACAGCAGTAGGAAAGGGCTGTGGAGGAGGTTGAGGGGTTTGGGGAGACCTCCAGGAATAGTGGCTATGTGGCCTGAGCAGAGGGAAACCGTGAAGGGCACAGACCTTGGGAATGCGAGGACGCGAGCAGTTTCTGGACACCAGCTTCTTCCTGATCTTGGGGCTCTGCCAGACAAAATAATCAGGGTTGAGGACAGCAGCTCTGATGAACCTCCAGGTCAGAGCAGAAGGAATTCTGGGGTCACCCCTGATATCCCAGGGGCTCATATGACTGTTGGATTGAACTGCTGTTAAGGACCGGAGGAGTGGAACCCAGAGGGAGAGTGTGGGGAGGACAGTAGGGTCACGGCTGGTGTGTGGAGCAGATTGAGGGgttcctccctgttcctccttccccaaCTCACCAGTAATGCTCAGGGTGAAGcttgtgatgtttttctggagtCCACGCAGCACCCACAGGTACTGCCCTGCGTGGGTGTCCTGAGCATCTGTGATCACCAGCTGGGCCCAGCCTCCTTGAATCTGAAGCTGCCATGCATCCCTACGGTAGTTTCCTGGAGACATTTTGTTGAAGATGGTCCTGGTTTTTCCGAAGGCCGTCCACTCGATGGTGACATATTGGAAGGTGTTTGAGATGTTACAGGCCATCAGGACACGGTTGCCTCTGAGTACAGACATCTTAGGCTCAGTGCACTTGAGTCTGTCCCAGCCTGGGTAGAGAGCACAGTCTTCGCTCTGTGGCCCAGGCATGGTCTTCGACAGCCTTACTAATGGCCAGAGAGTGACCACAGGCACTATTAGTGCTCCGTTGCCAGCTTTTCCCAGAGACGCATGGCTAACCCTTCTTCAACAGTTTCCAGCATCCTGGGTCTATGAAGTCAAGGTCACCACCTGGGCCTGACCTTGGTCTGACCCTCCCACCACAGCTGGCCCTCCACTTGGGAGAAGTAAAACCCTGACTTACTTTGATTCTGGGCGTTCAGGGAGGCAGCCAGCAGAAGGAGGgcccagagcatgctgggaatcaGGCCAGCAGATGTTATGGAGTAGGCGGGCATGGCTCATCCACAGGATGGGCTTCCGGAGACAAATGTTCTGGTCAATGGTTTTGAGAACACTATCTAGAGGAAGGACAAAAATAAGAGGGCAGAAGTCCCCAAAGCTGCTTCAGATGCCCCTGAAAACAGCGCCTGTCTGATGAGGTCTATGAGTCCCTCCTGCCTACCCCTTCCCAGATTCCTGAACCTATGAGGGTGCTCGGCCACCAGCCACCACGCTTCTCCTGTCCTCACCTTCAGTAAGGCGTGAGGCCGAGGGGAGGTGCGTTGTACACTGCTTTCTTAGAGCTTTGTAGTGAACCAGGCAGTCTGCCTGGGCTGTACTTTGTACAAAAACAGGGCCACATTCCCCTTTTTCCTGACCTGTGCACTGTCTCCTCTCAGTTGCGGCCTCTGCTCAATGCAGGGTACCTGGTCTCGGAGCTGCCTTGTGCTCATGGTGGTGGCACCCGCTGTAGTCACACCTATCCTGTctctgtccttgactcgcttgtTCAGTCATCCTTACCCTGAGCACTGCGGATTACAGGATGCAGTCTGTGTAGTCCAACTATGGCTGTCTCATACCAGAGAGGCCAAGAGTCTGCAGTTAGCTGTTCAGTCCTCTAGCCTGGACGTCTCCGCAGTGCCAGTCGGctgctggaggctgggaggaTTGCAGCTTTGTCTTTAGTCTGTGTTGAAATTCTGAAGAAataggttctttaaaaaaattattttcatgtgcattggtgttttgactgcatatgtctgtgtgagggtgtcagatcccttagaacaggagttacagacagttgtgagctgccatgtgggccgggaattgaacctgggtccgctaaggaagagcacccagtgctcctaaccactaagccatctctccagcccagaagtaGGTTCTCATGTTGGTGGAGGAAAGCTGCAGCGGTGTCAGGGTAGATGAACCTTCCTGTGAGTGCGAGGGGAAGAGCTTCCCTCAGCCATTCTCCGTCTGCCCACCAGAGGGTGCTGCTCACACCTAGGGTGGTTCTTGCTTCAAATACTGGGATCAAGAAAACCCCACCCAGAAGGGTCCAgcagcttgggttttagttgaaaTCTGACGTGGTCAGGTTGAGCACCAAGATTAGCCACCGTGCCAGAAACGGTGAGACGCTGGCCAAGTCTACACGTCAAATCAGCCGAGCCGCCTGCACAGTGCCTTCTTGCTTAAAGAGCTCTGCCTAGGCGCCCTGACTGCACATCGCTTTTGTACTATACACTTCTAAAGCACAGGTAAGCTTTATATGTCTTCTGTTACCACGAGACAGGCTGCTTGCTGTTTCTAGTGGGTGGACAACGCCTCTTACGCCTGAAAGTCAACCCGACTGACTCTGTCTTATGGTAGAGGCTGCACATTGCACCACCCTTCCCAGCCTCgaggtgcagttcccagcactggtgaGACCCCACTACACATCCTCCTTAACAGTGCAGCCTCCGTGGTATGTGCAGACCCTGTTCAAGGGGTCCTTGGGGTGTTGACTGGTAGGAAGAGAAAAGGCTCTATAAAACACCGGCACTTCCTGTTAGAGAGCTTGTCCTCCAGAGGACTCCTCAGAGATAGCATGACCTGACTCCTCTTACAGTTTCCTGCGTCTTCGGCAAGTATGTAATAACCTGTTTCCTGACTCCTCCCACCTTCCACCACCATAaacacgtacacatgcatgcatatatacacacacatacatgcatataaacgtacacatgtgcacatatacataaacacgcacacacatgtctgcacgtgcatgtacacacacatgtacatatacatgcatgcatgtacatatacccAAATATTATGTTAGAGGAGGATGAAAAAGCAGGGAGGAGCAACCCTGTCAGTAGCTTTGAGTTTCCTGCAGGCCTGGTAATGCtttgcacatagtaggtgctcaaacAAGTGTGTCTAGACCCACTGAGATGTAGGAAGGGTCCCTGCCCAGCCTCTTCTGCAGCCTTATTGACTGGACATGGAGCACAGCTTTGCTCGCTGGGACATCGGCCAGCAGCCCCTCCAGAAGGTTTGGTCATTGCCCCGTGGGAGGCCTGTTCCTGTGCTGGCGCTAGGCTGGTCAAAGGTCAATCTTGGACCTCATCTGGACCCAGATGACAGGGAACGTTAGCAGCCTCAGCAGAAAGAGTGTTTCCTTAATGCCTACTGATCTACAGCTGGACTTAGGATAGAGACGGCCACGGAAAGTGAAAGACAGGCTGCGGTCTGTCTCGAGGCCCTGGGAGCTCGGTCCAGCAGGCCGGGGAGGCTGCTGATCTTCGGCCTTGTGGACTTAGCCCTCTGGAGAAGGCAGAAAGCTCTCAGCTGGCACCAAATGTGACAGGGACCCTGTTGGCTCTTAGGAAGCCTCTGAGGGGATCTACTGTACTTCACACTCCAACTCCTGGCAGCCCGCCCAGCTCCCCCTCCAGAtcccctaaccccccccccccactcctccactCCCCCATCCGCCCTGTCACTCCACCTGACTCACTGTTGGCGCCTACCTCCCTATCACCTTCCACTTCAGGAAACAAACATCTGTGGAGTCCCCCTCAGAGGGCCGTTGTGCACAAAAGGCATCCTGAGGGCACCCCAAAGTGCCCTGAAAAGCTGGAACTGACGCCCCCATGGCGGTCCTCATAGGAAGCTGCAATCTTGTCAGGTTTCTCCGTCGCTGAAGGCCAAGGCCATCTTCCAACTTCAGGCCCAGCTCATCCACAGTTTCTTTTCATGCTGCCCTGACGTCATCACAGGGGGGCCCAGAAGGTTCCATGATCACACCTCTTTTTTACTGGCAGGTACCCCTGCTAGGAGTAGTGCTGTGGCTTTTGTTGTGACGGGTGTGGTGCTGGCCAGGCACCATAGACAGTCAGGTGACTGACTGAAAGCCACAGCACAGGGACAGACCTTGCAGTAAACCGAGATCCCTCCCCAGAAGGCCCGAAGGCACGGGGCTAGCTTCTTATGCCTGGCCTAGATAGAGCTGGGCAGGTTGTCCTGACCTTAAGGTGGCCTTTGGCTTGCAGTGTGGATGCAGGTGCCATGTGGACTGAGGTTGGCCATCGGAGAAAAAGGCAAGCATAGGGCTGTCCCTCAAGACACCTCCCAGTTCCCAAACCTGTTCCTGGGCTTGGAAGCccaccctccctgtctctctggtAGCCTAGCTTTGCCTACCTAGGGACCCATTTAGAAATGGCTacaggagctgggcgtggtggcgcacgcctttaatcccagcacttgggaggcagaggcaggtggagctacacagagagaccctgttgtgaaaaacaaaaaacaaacaaacaaacaaaaatggatacGGGAGCACCCCCGccaaggggcaggagagatgcgTCAACtcagcattctttctttcctcctctgagCCCTGGGTCCCTCCACGCAGAGAAGTTTTTTGTCTTCTCCAGGAGACGGGGACTGTTATAGCCCATGCTTTGTTCTCTCTGCACTTTGGACCTTCACTCTGACGATCACAGGTGGATCCTTAGGGATCCTCAGCGTCCCAGGACTCCTTTCACTCTCCACCTGTGTGTATTCTGTCCTTTGCCCCTCGCCAGTGACAAGACCACCCCTGGCCACCTGAGATTCTAGCCCCAGCTCAGAGCAGAGCGCGGCACCCTGGGCCCCGTGCCTCATGGTTGGCCTGTGGCTGCATCCACCTCAGCACCTcgtccctctccttctcagaaagCGTAGAAAAGCAGCGAGAAGGTGGGGACAATGGGGACACAAACAAAGCCTGGCTGAAGCCGCTTGTTAGACAATTAGGAATTCCAAAACCGTTGACGTTTTCTGAAAGATTCTGTATAAGATGCGGCAGCAATATTCCTTTATATAAgaatattttcaagtaaaaatgTTGAGATAactggcagtggtggtacacacttttagtcccagtagctgagacacaggagcaggcagacctctgtgagttcaaagccaggttgGCTTATAGAACAAGGTCTAAGCCGGCCAGGGGTGCTGCACGGGGAGACTCTGGacgcccccaacccccaaaagttACAATAGCAACAAACATTGCTCAAGGCCTGAGCATACATAAGCTAACGTGTGTCCTCACTCTAGCTCTCTGTGGTCTTCTgggtctcaaacaaagaaaactattatCTTGTCTAGTTTTTATAACAACAGTGCCCTACCTTCCTGAGCCTGTGACCCAGGGTTTGGCCTGCCAACTGCAGTCCTGCCTAGTGTCCCTCAGAAACATCTGTCCAatctcattttatgtatttatttatttatttatttatatttatctttttcaaggcaggttactctgggcagccctggctatcctagaattcattctgtagagcaggctggccttgaactcacaaagatctacctgcctctgcctcccaagtgctaggactaaaggcatgtgccactactgtacggtattttttaaaattaaaaaacattgtttatttatttatttttgggcatctgagtgttttgcttgcatgtgtgtgcagcacacacatgcctggtgctgtcagaggccagaaaggggtatcagatgccctggaagtggagttacggACAGCTGTGAGCAGCCACGTGTGCCCTGGGAGCTAAGCTGGGTCCCTTGCTAAGCACTGAGTGCTGCTCCAGCCTCGTCAAtgaaattcctttttctttctttccttttttttttttttggtttttcaagacagggtttctctgtgtagccttgactatcctggacttgttttgtagaccaggctggcctcaaattcacagggatgcgtctgcctctgcctccatcatgcctggctttaaccccattcttttttttttttttttttgagacagggtctctctgtgtagccttggccatcctggactcactttgtagaccaggctggcctcgaactcacagcgatctgcctgcctctgcctcccgagtgctgggattaaaggcgtgcgccaccacacctggctttaaccCCATTCTTAAATCAATCAATGTTAATGATGTTTCTTAAGGACTGGTGAGGTGGCTGTAAAGGCAGTTGTCTCAAAACTGACCATGGGGATCCATCTCCGGAAACCTTGGAAAGTCATATAGAGGAAACGCACTCCACAGAGTTGCCCTATGACCTCcacatttgtgtacacacacataccaacacacacacatacacacacataccaacacacacatataccaacatacacacacataccaacacacacacaccaacaaacacacacaaacacacatgtgtgcacacacacataaaaacacacacataccaacacatacacacataccaacacataCACTTataccaacaaacacacacaccaacaaacacacaaacacacatgtgtgcacacacacaaaaccacacacacaccaacacatacatatacaccaacacacacacacacacacacacacacacacacaattttttaatgcCTTTTTCCGGGTGTGGTTGCACCTACCTACCTTTAATCCTGGACTCTGGTAGCGGAGGCaccaggaaagtaaaaaagaGAGGACCAGCTGCACAGCAGTAAAAACATTGGCTACCGCATCTGACTGTCCGAGTTTGATCCTTGTTAGGACTTACGTAGTGAAGGAGAGAAACTCCAAGTCTGATTCTTCTCAGCCACCGTGGCTTTGCTTTTCTCCAACACCCTACTGTTCCAGGCCACTTCCTGCCATGAGGGTTCTCAGTGGACTGGGGTTGTGTGCCACCCAATGGCTGCCCTCCCTGGCCTCTCCTGGCCACTGTGGGCCCTGGGAGCCTCTGGAGCTCTTCCAGCCTTAATAGGACCTCTGTAGCTAGGCCCACAACATAACCAGATGCAGGCTGAGCCTGGTGCCCATTCTGTTTGCAGCTGCGTGCTTTATGCTCCAACTTATGCTCACCCCTGCATGGAGGTGTGGAAGATATTCAAGGAGCATTTTTCTAACCCTCTAGACCCCCCATGGCTGAAGGACTGGAACATCTGTCAGCTTTCATGGTGTCCTGTTCCCACAAAAGTGCACAGAAAGTCTCTGGGCATTGGTTTTCATTCTCAGTGGCCCAGGGTGTCAGAATACCAGTCTCACAGACAGATCCCTTATGTCACCCCAGCAGGAGCAGTCACCTCTTGGGAACCCCATTATCCCTCAAGCAATAAGGACTTCTTGGCAGCTCCCCACTCAGAACTGAGACAGTGACCAGCCAGACCACACTGCGACCAGGACTTCTTAGTCACGCAGACCCTTCCTCTGTTTAAGCCCAGAGCTTATGTTAGCACCTGGGAGATGGGTTGACGGGCACTGCTGCCGTCCTTGCCCAAGGACTGTGTTGGTTAGGTTCATATGTGCTGTCTCAGGGGCAGCAGCAGAGCCCGTACATCGGAACCCTCAGCGTCGGATCTGTGTTTCGGGGCTCAGGCTACACAGTCAACACAGCGTGGTTCCTTTCGGAAGctcccacaccccccccccatgcctttGCAGTTAATGCCTCGGTGAACCTCCTGGAGGATGAGCCACAGGGAGCTAGCCCGTAGCTCTGACCCCCTCTGCAGCCCATGTCATACAGCACAAGGGCCTGCGGTTCAGGGtcgggggaggggctgggagttGCATGCATGGAGCCTCGACTTGTGGAGTCACAAGAAAACCCTTCAACTCCACAACTGTATGTCAGCTTCTGCTTTCATTAAGATGAGCGCAAAACAACAGAATCCACAGGGTCCCTAACCAAGCATGACGTAGAttcccagggctctgagtggcCAGCCTCAGCTCACAAGCATAAAGCACAACTCACCTGTGTGCGCCAGGTCCCTCTCCTGCAGGCCTGGCCAACTGTGTGTCCTGGCCTCCCATGCTCACGGTCAGGTGACAAGAAAGAAGgggtcctctctcctcttccctctcagtACATACCAAAGAACCCAcggctgcctctgccccttcaAGGGCTTAGCGTGAGGCACCCTGGGAGACACAGATCTACGTTCCTGAGGTCAGGGCACCTGGGCAGTACCTCAGCCTCACCTTTACACTGGACAAATCCTTGAGGCAAGAGGCAGCCAGTGAAGTGAGGGTCCCAGAGAGGCTTGTAGCCAGGGACACGCTGCCC includes these proteins:
- the LOC127199904 gene encoding secreted and transmembrane protein 1b-like yields the protein MPAYSITSAGLIPSMLWALLLLAASLNAQNQSWDRLKCTEPKMSVLRGNRVLMACNISNTFQYVTIEWTAFGKTRTIFNKMSPGNYRRDAWQLQIQGGWAQLVITDAQDTHAGQYLWVLRGLQKNITSFTLSITEPQDQEEAGVQKLLASSHSQGLCPSRFPSAQAT